One region of Gossypium raimondii isolate GPD5lz chromosome 6, ASM2569854v1, whole genome shotgun sequence genomic DNA includes:
- the LOC105771510 gene encoding linoleate 13S-lipoxygenase 3-1, chloroplastic — MAATKIETSGPKSLFSNEFLCNSTSLLISRKRRTVKVRMPVAATAAFTAVQMEAKLIELDSMKVIPETPVQFAVSGQVKVEYDAMEQMKELMFNWWDSSKTAVDAQRGVFLQLVSSDIDPRTGKAKVSKEAILDWSRDLPINADKFATHEVQFLVDGNFGVPGAILVTNKNSKELYLKSITLEGFLHFDCQSWVQPEKLHPEKRIFFTNKAYLPNETPMGLRELREKELREMRGNGEGVRVLSDRIYDYDVYNDLGNPDKGLEFARPDLGGQRRPYPRRCRTGRPSTNLDPKSESPANEMMPMYVPRDEAFSDGKRRTVDAGSRKGMMKNLFPFFKHSIEGDPINSFADINNLYKESRNRSNFPVESTADAFKFDPPNIVSREASCCLRDDEFGRFTLAGMNPISIERLKVFPPVSKLDPSIYGPTQSALREEHLISHLDGMSVQQAIEKKKLFTLDYHDVFLPFLSSINAHPNRKAYATRTIFLLTQFGTLKPIAIELSLPSMNPFKPSKQVITPPVDATSNWQWQLAKAHVCSNDSGAHELIQHWLRTHACMEPFIIAARRHLSVMHPIHKLLHPHMRYTMDINARARELLINADGIIESFFSTKECSMEITSLAYKNWRFDMESLPADLIRRGIAEQDPTEPHGIKLLIEDYPYANDGLLIWSAIERLVKDYVNHYYPDSNSIRSDSELNTWYYESINVGHADLRHETWWPKLSTPDDLVSVLATLIWISSAKHAALNFGQYHYGGYVPVRPPYMRRLIPNEDDPEYSNFVSDPEGYFLSSLPSLKEMTSLLSVLDMLSTHSDDEEYLGDRKELSTWRGNPEIIEAFYRFSMEMKAIEKEIDRRNSDPKLRNRCGAGVSPYQLLVPFSGPGVSCRGVPNSISI; from the exons ATGGCGGCAACTAAGATCGAAACTTCGGGTCCCAAATCATTGTTTTCTAATGAATTTCTTTGCAATTCAACCTCGTTGTTGATTTCAAGGAAGAGAAGAACAGTGAAAGTGAGGATGCCGGTGGCAGCGACAGCGGCTTTTACGGCAGTTCAAATGGAGGCGAAGCTCATCGAGCTTGATTCCATGAAGGTTATCCCCGAAACTCCAGTGCAATTCGCGGTGTCGGGTCAGGTAAAGGTGGAATACGATGCGATGGAACAAATGAAGGAGTTGATGTTTAATTGGTGGGATTCTTCTAAAACCGCCGTCGATGCTCAGAGAGGAGTGTTTTTACAGCTTGTTAGCTCTGATATTGACCCAA GGACGGGGAAGGCGAAGGTAAGCAAAGAAGCCATATTAGATTGGTCCAGAGATCTGCCCATAAACGCCGACAAATTCGCCACTCACGAGGTTCAGTTCCTCGTCGACGGGAACTTTGGGGTCCCCGGAGCTATCCTCGTCACCAACAAGAACTCAAAGGAGTTGTATTTGAAAAGCATCACCCTCGAAGGCTTCCTTCATTTCGACTGCCAATCTTGGGTTCAACCGGAGAAGCTTCACCCAGAGAAAAGAATCTTCTTCACCAATAAAGCATATTTGCCAAATGAAACGCCAATGGGActgagagagttgagagagaaaGAATTAAGGGAAATGAGAGGGAATGGAGAGGGTGTTAGGGTTTTATCTGATAGAATTTATGATTACGATGTTTATAATGATTTGGGTAACCCTGATAAAGGCCTTGAATTTGCAAGGCCGGATTTGGGTGGTCAACGTCGACCTTATCCAAGACGATGCCGTACTGGCCGTCCTTCCACTAACTTAG ATCCCAAGTCTGAGTCTCCGGCGAACGAAATGATGCCGATGTACGTACCGAGAGACGAAGCATTCAGCGACGGGAAAAGACGAACAGTGGATGCCGGAAGTCGGAAAGGGATGATGAAGaatctttttcctttctttaaacattcaattgaGGGTGACCCAATCAATTCCTTTGCCGATATCAATAATCTCTACAAAGAATCTCGGAACCGTTCGAATTTCCCAGTTGAATCCACGGCCGACGCTTTCAAATTCGACCCTCCTAATATCGTCTCCA GGGAGGCTTCGTGTTGTTTACGAGACGATGAATTTGGTCGATTCACACTCGCCGGCATGAATCCCATAAGCATTGAAAGGCTCAAG GTATTTCCACCTGTAAGCAAATTGGATCCCTCCATTTATGGTCCAACTCAGTCAGCTTTGAGAGAAGAACATCTTATCTCTCATCTTGATGGCATGTCCGTGCAACAG gcaattgaaaagaaaaaattgtttaCATTGGATTACCACGATGTGTTCCTTCCGTTTCTCAGCAGTATAAATGCTCATCCCAATCGAAAAGCTTATGCAACTCGGACTATTTTCTTGTTGACTCAGTTTGGCACTTTAAAGCCAATAGCTATTGAACTCAGCTTACCATCGATGAACCCTTTTAAGCCTTCAAAACAAGTGATTACACCTCCGGTGGATGCCACTTCTAACTGGCAATGGCAATTAGCTAAAGCCCATGTTTGCTCCAATGATTCCGGAGCTCATGAATTGATTCAACATTGGTTGCGAACTCATGCATGCATGGAACCATTTATCATAGCAGCAAGACGACATTTAAGTGTAATGCATCCGATCCACAAGCTTCTTCATCCTCACATGCGATACACAATGGACATAAATGCCAGAGCTCGTGAACTTCTCATTAATGCTGATGGAATAATCGAGTCCTTCTTTTCCACTAAAGAATGTTCCATGGAGATTACTTCTCTTGCTTATAAAAACTGGCGTTTCGATATGGAATCCCTTCCTGCAGATCTTATTCGAAG AGGGATTGCAGAACAGGACCCAACTGAGCCGCATGGCATAAAATTACTTATAGAAGACTACCCATATGCTAACGATGGGTTACTTATATGGTCAGCCATTGAGAGACTGGTTAAGGACTACGTGAACCATTATTACCCGGATTCGAATAGTATCCGATCTGACTCGGAACTCAACACTTGGTATTATGAGTCCATCAACGTAGGCCACGCTGATCTTCGCCATGAGACCTGGTGGCCAAAGCTCTCAACACCGGACGATCTCGTCTCGGTCTTAGCCACCCTCATTTGGATTTCTTCAGCAAAACACGCTGCTCTCAACTTCGGACAGTACCATTACGGCGGCTACGTCCCCGTACGCCCACCCTACATGCGGCGTCTGATCCCAAACGAGGACGACCCGGAGTATTCAAATTTTGTTTCGGATCCAGAAGGGTATTTCTTGTCATCGTTGCCGAGCTTAAAAGAGATGACGTCTTTATTGTCAGTGCTCGATATGTTATCCACACATTCAGATGACGAAGAGTATTTAGGTGATCGAAAAGAGCTTTCAACATGGAGAGGGAACCCAGAGATTATTGAAGCTTTTTACAGGTTCTCAATGGAGATGAAGGCTATTGAGAAGGAGATTGATAGGCGAAATAGTGATCCAAAGCTTAGAAATAGATGCGGGGCTGGGGTTTCGCCTTATCAACTACTGGTGCCATTTTCGGGACCTGGAGTTTCTTGTAGAGGAGTGCCTAACAGCATTTCGATATGA